A DNA window from Aestuariispira ectoiniformans contains the following coding sequences:
- the cysK gene encoding cysteine synthase A: MAEGEFRGRIYDNLVDTIGATPLVRLSRFAEENGVEAEILAKLEFFNPLSSVKDRIGRGMIDAMEAEGVITPGKTVLVEPTSGNTGIALAFVAAAKGYRLILTMPESMSIERRKMLKLLGAELELTPAAKGMKGAIDRAGELLKELPDAAMPQQFHNKANPEAHRKGTAEEIWKDSGGNVDVLISGVGTGGTLTGVGEVIKQRNPNFHVVAVEPEDSPVLSGGQPGPHKIQGIGAGFVPDVLNTELIDEVVRIANETAFSTSRNVAKLEGLPVGISSGAALAAAVEVGKRPEMKGKRIVVILASCAERYLSTSLFDGL; this comes from the coding sequence ATGGCTGAAGGTGAATTTCGCGGACGTATTTACGACAATCTGGTGGATACCATCGGCGCAACGCCTTTGGTCCGTCTGAGCCGCTTTGCCGAAGAAAACGGGGTTGAGGCGGAAATCCTCGCCAAGCTTGAATTCTTCAATCCTCTGAGCAGCGTGAAGGACCGGATCGGCCGTGGCATGATCGACGCCATGGAAGCCGAGGGCGTCATCACGCCGGGCAAGACCGTCCTGGTGGAGCCGACCTCGGGCAATACCGGGATCGCGCTGGCCTTCGTGGCGGCGGCCAAGGGCTATCGCCTGATCCTGACCATGCCGGAAAGCATGTCTATTGAACGCCGCAAGATGCTGAAGCTTTTGGGCGCGGAACTGGAACTGACCCCGGCGGCAAAAGGCATGAAGGGCGCGATCGACCGCGCCGGTGAGCTGTTGAAGGAACTGCCGGATGCCGCCATGCCACAGCAATTCCACAACAAGGCCAACCCGGAAGCCCATCGCAAGGGCACGGCGGAAGAAATCTGGAAAGACAGCGGCGGCAATGTGGATGTCCTGATTTCCGGCGTTGGTACCGGCGGCACGCTGACCGGCGTTGGTGAAGTCATCAAACAGCGCAACCCGAACTTCCATGTTGTGGCAGTCGAACCGGAAGACAGCCCGGTTCTGTCCGGCGGCCAGCCGGGCCCGCATAAAATTCAGGGGATTGGCGCAGGCTTCGTCCCGGACGTCCTGAATACGGAGCTGATCGACGAAGTCGTTCGCATTGCCAATGAAACCGCCTTCAGCACGTCGCGCAATGTGGCGAAACTGGAAGGCCTGCCGGTCGGCATTTCCTCCGGCGCCGCCTTGGCCGCAGCCGTCGAGGTGGGCAAGCGCCCGGAAATGAAAGGCAAGCGGATCGTGGTCATTCTGGCAAGCTGTGCAGAACGCTATCTGTCCACGAGCCTGTTTGACGGACTGTAA
- a CDS encoding RrF2 family transcriptional regulator, with the protein MRLTKKLMFAIEAVLDIAYHAADLPVQSKEIAERQGIPRRYLEQVLQNLVRADILRGVRGPRGGYRLARERRNISVADIVRVVQEMDGAMDPLTDPAGSELGHAVLRPLWQELEDQAMVRLEKTSIEDLCRNAQEAGIESQSQSTFDFMI; encoded by the coding sequence ATGCGTTTGACGAAGAAACTGATGTTCGCAATCGAGGCGGTGCTGGATATTGCCTACCATGCCGCCGATCTGCCGGTGCAAAGCAAGGAGATCGCAGAACGTCAGGGCATTCCCCGCCGATATCTGGAGCAGGTCCTGCAGAATCTTGTGCGCGCCGACATCCTGCGCGGTGTGCGCGGGCCGCGTGGTGGCTATCGTCTGGCGCGCGAACGCCGCAACATCTCGGTCGCCGATATTGTGCGCGTGGTTCAGGAAATGGACGGCGCGATGGATCCGCTGACCGACCCGGCGGGCTCCGAACTGGGCCATGCGGTGCTGCGTCCGCTTTGGCAGGAGCTGGAAGATCAGGCCATGGTCCGTCTGGAAAAGACCAGCATCGAGGACCTGTGCCGCAATGCCCAGGAAGCGGGTATCGAAAGCCAGAGCCAGAGCACATTCGATTTCATGATCTGA